A single Bifidobacterium scardovii JCM 12489 = DSM 13734 DNA region contains:
- the rbfA gene encoding 30S ribosome-binding factor RbfA translates to MAGTNPRAARIAALIQRVVASSMEAQLHDKRLANVTITEVRVTNDLQIAKIYWTQLGHEGKEDGERRRAKQALDQARGRLRTLVGTKAGLRLTPQLQFIFDEVPGEATEIEDILLVARKRDEELAKARSNAHYAGEADPYKHPDEDDDDFDDDFDDDESDDADDPDDGYGDAVEVEEFDGSEESGSAA, encoded by the coding sequence ATGGCAGGAACGAACCCGCGCGCCGCGCGCATCGCCGCGCTGATCCAGCGCGTCGTCGCCTCGTCGATGGAGGCGCAGCTGCATGACAAGCGCCTTGCGAACGTGACGATCACCGAAGTGCGCGTCACCAACGATCTGCAGATCGCGAAGATCTACTGGACGCAGCTGGGGCACGAAGGCAAGGAGGACGGCGAACGCCGCCGCGCCAAGCAGGCCCTAGACCAGGCGAGAGGCCGTCTGCGCACGCTGGTCGGTACCAAGGCCGGTCTGCGCCTGACCCCGCAGCTGCAGTTCATCTTCGACGAGGTGCCCGGCGAGGCGACCGAGATCGAGGACATTCTTCTGGTGGCGCGCAAGCGCGACGAGGAGCTCGCCAAGGCCCGCTCGAACGCGCATTATGCCGGCGAGGCCGATCCGTACAAGCATCCCGACGAGGATGACGACGATTTCGACGACGATTTTGACGACGACGAATCCGACGATGCCGATGATCCGGACGACGGGTACGGCGACGCCGTCGAGGTCGAGGAATTCGACGGGTCCGAGGAATCCGGCAGCGCGGCCTGA
- a CDS encoding tRNA pseudouridine synthase B: MASQGPQPSGLLIVDKPQGVTSHDVVAAARGALHTKKVGHAGTLDPMATGVLVIGFGNATRLLNYIVDHDKTYEATIRLGQSTDTDDADGTPIAPDGPAASAGCAGHGTRRDGTQEDADLRMPDRAAVERAIAEHFLGDIEQVPNAFSAIKINGQRAYDLAREGKAVELKARPVTIGEFTVLDARYGYTDASRAGAPLAAANDFPSAAQVVDLDVRVSCSSGTYIRALARDLGATLGVGGHLTRLRRTRVGRFALDGDHAAHAVTAHVETRTFTNRDGETVTRNRAVLDAAGEELLSRALTMADAVAAAMQTVAISGHDAAELRFGRRIPCGGKGIAAAVVPETGDVAAIVERTGRGEAKPVTVFAA; the protein is encoded by the coding sequence ATGGCATCGCAAGGGCCGCAGCCGTCCGGGCTGCTGATCGTGGACAAGCCGCAGGGCGTGACCAGCCATGACGTGGTGGCCGCCGCGCGCGGCGCGCTGCATACGAAAAAGGTGGGCCACGCCGGCACGCTCGACCCGATGGCCACCGGCGTGCTGGTCATCGGCTTCGGCAACGCCACGCGCCTGCTCAACTACATCGTCGACCACGACAAGACGTACGAGGCGACGATCAGGCTCGGGCAGTCCACCGACACCGACGACGCCGACGGCACGCCGATCGCGCCGGACGGCCCGGCGGCGTCTGCCGGTTGTGCCGGTCACGGTACCCGGCGGGACGGTACGCAGGAGGATGCGGACCTGCGGATGCCTGATCGCGCCGCCGTGGAGCGCGCGATCGCGGAGCATTTCCTCGGCGACATCGAACAGGTGCCGAATGCGTTCTCCGCGATCAAAATCAACGGCCAGCGGGCCTATGACCTGGCCCGCGAAGGCAAGGCGGTCGAACTCAAGGCCCGCCCCGTCACGATCGGCGAGTTCACGGTGCTCGACGCGCGGTACGGGTATACGGACGCGTCCCGTGCCGGCGCGCCGCTTGCGGCGGCGAACGACTTCCCCTCGGCGGCGCAGGTGGTGGATCTCGATGTGCGCGTGAGCTGCTCCTCCGGCACCTATATCCGCGCATTGGCGCGCGATCTGGGCGCGACGCTCGGCGTCGGCGGTCATCTGACCCGACTGCGCCGCACGCGCGTCGGCCGGTTCGCGCTTGACGGCGACCATGCGGCCCACGCCGTGACCGCGCACGTCGAAACCCGCACCTTCACCAATCGCGACGGGGAGACCGTGACCCGGAACCGCGCGGTGCTCGACGCGGCCGGCGAGGAGCTGCTGTCCCGCGCGCTGACCATGGCCGATGCGGTCGCCGCGGCGATGCAGACGGTCGCGATCAGCGGGCACGACGCCGCCGAGCTGCGCTTCGGAAGGCGCATCCCCTGCGGTGGCAAGGGCATCGCGGCCGCCGTGGTGCCGGAAACCGGCGACGTCGCGGCGATCGTGGAGCGCACCGGGCGCGGCGAGGCCAAGCCGGTGACTGTGTTCGCCGCCTGA
- the ribF gene encoding bifunctional riboflavin kinase/FMN adenylyltransferase has translation MKITRLTPDPTGLVAWPTLSSNKKSVVTVGVFDGFHQGHRAVVERVVELAAKERAFSVVILFDPRPGLVHRYAAEHHGMDPDEGIADTEALTGVDERIRLMRQMGVDHVLLVRYTLAFAAKSYRFFLGQLVGKIGMRTLVLGQDAAMGKDRAGDVKAIENLALATGVFELDVVDDRGPGYVRIPADAAPHMPSEPGEPKDPTEGMTKAELRAWSKKHQGRKQRIWSSTNVRYLLGQGRIVDANAILGHPHAVEGTVIHGEERGRTIGFPTANLEEPVVGYLPVDGVYAGWLVDLGEERDTVPSNGDAEATSRVASDDTARIAPHSPWRWPAAISIGTKPTFSEKTGLHERVIEAYAVTDDWLDLYGHRVRIEFAGFLRPQVRFDGVDALKDELARNVEETKRLTA, from the coding sequence ATGAAGATCACCCGACTCACCCCCGACCCGACCGGCTTGGTAGCATGGCCGACACTGAGCTCGAACAAGAAATCCGTGGTGACCGTCGGCGTGTTCGACGGGTTCCACCAGGGGCACCGGGCGGTCGTCGAGCGGGTGGTGGAACTGGCCGCCAAGGAGCGCGCCTTCTCCGTGGTGATCCTGTTCGACCCGCGCCCGGGACTGGTGCACCGGTACGCCGCCGAGCACCATGGCATGGACCCCGATGAGGGCATCGCCGATACCGAGGCGCTGACCGGCGTGGACGAGCGCATCCGTCTGATGCGCCAGATGGGCGTCGACCATGTGCTGCTGGTCCGCTACACGCTGGCGTTCGCCGCCAAGTCCTACCGCTTCTTCCTCGGCCAGCTGGTCGGCAAGATCGGCATGCGCACGCTGGTGCTCGGCCAGGATGCGGCCATGGGCAAGGATCGGGCCGGCGACGTCAAGGCGATCGAGAACCTGGCGCTCGCCACCGGCGTCTTCGAACTGGACGTCGTGGACGACCGCGGCCCCGGATACGTGCGCATCCCGGCCGATGCGGCGCCGCATATGCCGAGCGAGCCGGGCGAGCCGAAGGACCCGACCGAGGGCATGACCAAGGCCGAGCTGCGCGCGTGGAGCAAGAAGCATCAGGGGCGCAAGCAGCGTATCTGGAGCTCCACCAATGTCCGGTATCTGCTTGGGCAGGGCCGCATCGTCGACGCGAACGCGATTCTGGGTCATCCCCACGCCGTCGAAGGCACGGTGATCCATGGCGAGGAGCGCGGGCGCACCATCGGATTCCCGACGGCGAACCTCGAGGAACCGGTGGTCGGGTATCTGCCGGTGGACGGCGTGTACGCCGGCTGGCTGGTCGATCTGGGGGAGGAGCGCGATACGGTGCCCTCGAACGGCGATGCCGAGGCGACCTCCCGCGTGGCCTCGGACGACACCGCCCGCATCGCCCCCCACTCGCCGTGGCGGTGGCCCGCGGCGATCTCGATCGGCACCAAGCCCACATTCAGCGAGAAGACCGGACTACACGAGCGGGTGATCGAGGCCTATGCCGTCACCGATGACTGGCTCGACCTGTACGGGCACCGCGTGCGCATCGAATTCGCCGGATTCTTGCGCCCCCAGGTGCGTTTCGACGGCGTGGACGCCCTGAAGGACGAACTGGCCCGCAACGTCGAGGAAACCAAGCGCCTCACCGCCTGA
- a CDS encoding amino acid ABC transporter ATP-binding protein: MSTLNDQHSPAQGVPAAAPAAKSGSDAILRLDNIRKSFGSTQVLRGISFEVRRHEVVALLGPSGSGKSTLMKCVNLLEQVDDGQIWLGDTDITDPRANQDRIRARIGVVFQQFNLFPHMSVLKNVTLAAIKVHHWDKERAESRALELLDRIGMRAKASAYPDQLSGGQQQRVAIARALMTDPELLLLDEITSALDPMLVGEVLNMVAELKDQGTTILMATHEMSFAHDAADRIVLLRHGVIAENGTPREVMDESQNPETKEFFSHFRH, from the coding sequence ATGAGCACTCTGAACGATCAGCATTCGCCGGCACAGGGCGTTCCGGCCGCCGCGCCGGCAGCCAAGTCCGGCAGCGACGCCATCCTGCGGCTGGACAACATCCGCAAGTCCTTCGGTTCCACGCAGGTGCTGCGCGGCATCTCCTTCGAGGTGCGCCGCCATGAGGTCGTGGCGCTGCTCGGCCCGTCCGGCTCCGGCAAGTCCACGCTGATGAAGTGCGTGAATCTGCTCGAGCAGGTGGACGACGGCCAGATCTGGCTCGGCGACACCGACATCACCGACCCGCGGGCCAATCAGGACCGAATCCGCGCGCGCATCGGCGTGGTGTTCCAGCAGTTCAACCTGTTCCCGCACATGTCGGTGCTCAAGAACGTCACCCTGGCGGCGATCAAGGTGCACCATTGGGACAAGGAGCGCGCCGAATCGCGTGCGCTGGAGCTGCTCGACCGCATCGGCATGCGCGCGAAGGCCTCCGCCTACCCGGATCAGCTGTCCGGCGGTCAGCAGCAGCGCGTGGCGATCGCCCGCGCGCTGATGACCGACCCCGAACTGCTGCTGCTCGACGAGATCACCTCGGCGCTCGACCCGATGCTGGTCGGCGAGGTGCTCAACATGGTCGCCGAGCTCAAGGACCAGGGCACCACGATCCTGATGGCCACGCACGAGATGAGCTTCGCGCATGACGCGGCCGACCGCATCGTGCTGCTGCGCCACGGCGTCATCGCCGAGAACGGCACGCCGCGCGAGGTCATGGACGAGTCGCAGAACCCGGAGACCAAGGAGTTCTTCAGCCACTTCCGGCACTAG
- a CDS encoding amino acid ABC transporter permease — protein sequence MPQRESTVASHVSEVELKRQQYRRRQDLQSVVTSVISTIVLAVLAVTLLKMSPGWSRVQESFFSAKYFVSSFPEVLKGLWLNVEVLFFAVIGVGILGTLLAVMRISRSPILFPLRALAQIYTTVMRGIPMIVVLYLIGFGIPGLGIFGRIPASVLGTIAVIMTYSAYVAEVLRAGFQDVHPSQRASARSLGLTSGQTMRMIIIPQALRKVAPALMNDFIAMQKDVGLISVLGAVDAVRAAQIQVASTYNFTPYVVASVLFIIMSVPFILLNDWYSARLRARELSGGTV from the coding sequence GCCAGGACCTGCAGTCCGTGGTCACCAGCGTCATCAGCACCATCGTGCTGGCCGTGCTGGCCGTCACCCTGCTCAAGATGTCTCCCGGATGGTCAAGGGTCCAAGAGTCGTTCTTCTCCGCCAAGTATTTCGTCTCGTCCTTCCCCGAAGTGCTCAAGGGATTGTGGCTCAACGTCGAGGTGCTGTTCTTCGCCGTGATCGGTGTGGGCATTCTGGGCACGCTGCTCGCCGTCATGCGCATCAGCCGGTCCCCGATCCTGTTCCCGCTGCGCGCGCTCGCGCAGATCTACACCACGGTGATGCGCGGCATCCCGATGATCGTCGTGCTGTACCTGATCGGCTTCGGCATCCCCGGTCTCGGCATCTTCGGGCGCATCCCGGCGTCGGTGCTCGGCACCATCGCCGTGATCATGACCTACTCGGCATACGTCGCCGAGGTGCTGCGCGCCGGATTCCAGGACGTGCACCCCTCGCAGCGCGCCTCGGCGCGTTCGCTGGGCCTGACCTCGGGGCAGACCATGCGCATGATCATCATCCCGCAGGCGCTGCGCAAGGTCGCGCCGGCGCTGATGAACGACTTCATCGCCATGCAGAAGGACGTCGGCCTGATCTCGGTGCTGGGCGCCGTCGACGCGGTGCGCGCCGCGCAGATCCAGGTGGCCAGCACCTACAACTTCACCCCGTACGTGGTGGCGAGCGTGCTGTTCATCATCATGAGCGTGCCGTTCATTCTGCTTAATGACTGGTATTCGGCGCGTCTGCGCGCCCGCGAGCTCAGTGGAGGCACGGTATGA